Proteins encoded in a region of the Novibacillus thermophilus genome:
- a CDS encoding MDR family MFS transporter codes for MATEIIKSNVQTTNQITGQRKWWALATVLLTMFFSSMNQTVVSTAIPTIVGELQGFSLYAWLFSAFMLTSAVTVPIYGKLSDVYGRKPFYVFGLIVFMIGSAACGLAHSMLELVLARGVQGIGAGAMMSMPRATIGDIFNPKERGRWMGVIGAVFGLSSILGPVIGGWITETFSWRWVFYINLPFGMLALIGVLLALPKVRAKEQSKVDWFGSLLLIAGLVPVLLGFTWAGTKYTWTSPVIWVLFGSGTAVLVLFIWFEQKASDPVITPSLFKNRIFTTSLVLGIFVSMAMFGSIMFLPLFIQGVIGLNAQNSGLVMSPMMISFIIGSVVAGQLMTKTGKYRTLSHVSAAFIVLGSLLLMNMDVETQFPTVIVNMVVLGLGVGSLMPLLNIAVQNAFPYRMMGTVNATQQFVSSLGGVIASPIFGSILNRGFQSSLNVTLPDELKDLSGDWARFDPQTMLTQQAQQEMADQFAAFGEAGQEMFQQLLYAVKASLTAGINQLFEVGLVFAVLCLIGTFFLPERPLQGDKYYNENE; via the coding sequence ATGGCGACAGAGATAATAAAGTCCAACGTACAAACGACGAACCAGATTACGGGACAACGCAAGTGGTGGGCTCTTGCCACGGTACTCCTTACAATGTTCTTCTCCTCGATGAACCAAACGGTCGTCTCTACTGCCATCCCGACCATCGTCGGAGAATTACAAGGGTTCTCGCTCTATGCGTGGTTGTTTAGCGCCTTTATGCTCACTTCCGCCGTCACGGTTCCCATTTACGGAAAATTGTCCGATGTGTACGGGCGAAAACCGTTTTACGTCTTCGGCCTTATCGTGTTTATGATCGGATCGGCAGCCTGCGGGCTAGCCCATTCGATGCTGGAATTAGTGCTGGCCAGAGGAGTACAAGGAATCGGAGCTGGAGCGATGATGAGTATGCCCCGGGCGACAATCGGTGATATTTTTAATCCGAAAGAACGCGGACGCTGGATGGGAGTGATCGGCGCCGTGTTTGGTCTGTCCAGCATTCTCGGCCCCGTCATTGGCGGGTGGATCACAGAAACGTTCTCCTGGCGTTGGGTGTTTTACATCAACCTGCCGTTCGGCATGCTCGCCTTAATCGGCGTCCTATTGGCCCTGCCCAAAGTGCGCGCCAAAGAGCAATCGAAGGTAGATTGGTTTGGCTCTCTTCTGCTCATCGCAGGTCTCGTCCCCGTTTTATTGGGATTCACTTGGGCCGGGACGAAATACACTTGGACGTCCCCGGTCATATGGGTGCTATTCGGGAGTGGTACAGCTGTCTTAGTTTTGTTCATCTGGTTTGAGCAGAAGGCGTCCGATCCCGTGATCACTCCCTCTCTGTTTAAAAACCGCATCTTTACCACATCGCTCGTTCTCGGCATTTTTGTCTCCATGGCGATGTTCGGCAGCATCATGTTCCTCCCGTTGTTCATCCAAGGCGTCATCGGGCTCAACGCTCAAAACAGCGGTTTGGTCATGTCACCGATGATGATCAGTTTTATCATCGGCAGTGTGGTTGCCGGGCAACTCATGACGAAGACAGGGAAATACCGCACCTTGTCCCACGTCAGTGCAGCATTCATCGTCCTCGGCTCTCTTTTGTTGATGAACATGGACGTTGAGACGCAATTTCCGACGGTCATCGTCAACATGGTCGTCCTCGGACTAGGAGTCGGTTCCCTCATGCCGCTGTTGAACATCGCGGTGCAAAACGCTTTCCCTTACCGGATGATGGGAACTGTGAATGCCACCCAGCAATTCGTCTCCTCCTTGGGCGGTGTCATTGCCTCCCCGATCTTCGGATCGATTCTCAACCGGGGATTCCAGAGCAGCTTGAACGTCACATTGCCCGACGAACTGAAAGATCTCTCTGGTGATTGGGCCCGGTTCGACCCACAAACTATGTTGACGCAACAAGCGCAGCAGGAAATGGCCGATCAGTTCGCCGCCTTCGGAGAAGCAGGACAAGAGATGTTCCAGCAACTGCTCTACGCCGTAAAAGCGTCCCTGACAGCCGGGATCAACCAGTTGTTTGAAGTTGGCCTCGTGTTCGCCGTACTGTGCTTAATCGGCACCTTTTTCCTGCCGGAACGCCCTCTGCAAGGAGATAAATATTACAACGAAAATGAGTAG